Below is a genomic region from Rana temporaria chromosome 3, aRanTem1.1, whole genome shotgun sequence.
TAGAAATATATGTAGCAGTAATGTACATTAAAGGGATAAAGGTTAATGGAAGACCTGCCACAAAGTCCTGAACCTCCAGAATGGTTGTGTCTGAACATGATAGCTGCAGAATAGGAGCCAGGTCACAAAAGAAATGGTCAATAACGTTGGGACCACAGAAATCTAGTCTACCTATTTGAATAGCCAaagtcagcatgacaatgattgGTAAAAACCAGGACCAAAAAACCAGCTGGATGCATCTTCGAAGATCCATGATCGAAGAGTACCGCAATGGGTTGCATATGGCCACATAACGGTCAAAAGACATAACTGCCAGAAGAAGACATTCTGTCGTCGCCAGAactccaaacaaaaaaaactggccAATACATCCAGAAAcagaaatagattttttggctgtcaATAGGATGTCCATCATCAAAGGGGCTACCACCGAGCTCAGGAGAAGATCACAAGATGACAAGTGGCTCAGGAAAAAGTACATAGGAGAGCTAAGACTTTGACTTTCTGCCACCAGGGAGATGATCAGGAGGTTGCCCGACACGGTGACCACATAAAGAAGAAGAAATCCTAGGAAGAGGAAACCTTTGGCATTATGACAATCCTGAAATCCCAGGAGTATGAAACTGGTGACCCCTGTTTGGTTCATTACCTAGATCAGAAAAGAAAACATATGTATAGAGGCAAACAATTAtaatttgtgttaaaaaataacaatacacTGTGCATGACAAGCTTTTACAAGTACACTAATACTCTATCTCCATCAAACCAAAGTAGCATTGGGGAATAAGTTAAACCTgaacatataaaagaaaaaaaaattgatggttCACAGTCTACtagggattagggatgagccaaacacccctctGTTCGGTTTgtaccagaacctgcaaacagaccaaaagtttgtgtgaactttagaaccctattaaagtctatgggactcgaacgtttgaaatctaaagtgctaattttaaaggctaatatgcaagttattgtcctaaaaagtgtttggggatccagGTCGACTGCTCCTGGGGACATGTattaggcaaaaaaaaagttttaaaaatggcagttttttcgggagcagtgaattgaaATGacctttatccttcagaaattacactttgtgcagggacagttataagcacgggaaacatgcactgctttacaggcatactatagacccccccccccccccaggtacgaaatttaaaggaatattttacttttattgtttcactttaagcattattaaaatcactgctcctgaaaaaactgcatttttttaaaactttttttgcattgatacatgtcccctggggtaggacccaggtccccaaacactttttatgacaataacttgcatattagcctttaaaattagcactttcgatttctcccatagacttttccagggtgttctgcggcttttcgtacttgccgcgaacacccaaaatagttcgctgttcggcgaacaggcaatgttcgagtcgaacatgagttcgactcaatcTCGAAGCTCATCTCTACTAAGGATAAATGTTTTCTGCTTTTCTGGGAAAGCAAGGTAAGTCCTCCTAGGTTTCCCTTGTCTTGTGCCTGGTAGAAGAGCCTAGAAATATTGGAtaaaccctctgcacactgctatatacACTTTTtagcaaacatttttattttttgctaaacaaactaaaaatgattgctcacagctgatcacgtggtaagaagcctctgacagaggcttcttaccatgatcaaagatgcggggtgtcagactgacatgccgCACTCGCACTCACCGCGCTGCGCACCCCCGCCGGCAtgatgcagttggccagcttaaatatgtaTTGCAATATAGGTGAACTAAAAATCACAATTGTTTTATTGCTAAAAAGGGTTTATAGCAGTGTACAGAGGGCTTATCCAGTATTTCTAGTGTTAACATGTGGCCACATCCCTTTAGCACCTGATAGATTATTTACAGTACAAGCTATTGGGATCTAAGCACAGGTACTGTATATCTTGTTTCTTTGGTAGAAGATACTGACACGAtgaggaaggcctctcttacacctctgacttGGGGCTCCTGATAGAGATGACAGGTGGCAGAGAAGTACAGAGTGACACGAGTGCCAGTTGGTCATACTAGCagcaggcagtggcggctggtgctcaatattttggggttgggggaGCGCAaacaacctgaaaaaaaaacatcacttgcaactactgtgtcatcaaacgcagctaatgtgcccatcaattgctgccactgttcccatcaaaagcagccactgtgcccatcaaacgcagccactgtgcccatcaaatgctgccactgtgccaaatgctgccactgtgccaaatgcagccactgtgcccatcaaacacagccagtctacccataaattgctgacaCCATGcctatcaatttctgccagtgtgcctatcaattgccgttactgtgccccatcaaattatgccagtgtgcccatcaattgccactactgtgccccatcaaatgctgccagtgttccccatcagatgctgccagtgtgcccatcaattgccgctactgtgccccatcagatgctgccagtgtgccccatcagatgctgcccatGTGCACCAtcatttgctgccagtgtgcccatcaattgccgctaccgtgccccatcagatgcttctgtgtgtgccccatcagatgctgccagtgtgctccatcAGATGCTTCcatgtgtgccccatcagatgctgttactgtgccccatcaaatgctgccagtgtgcccatcaattgccgctaatgtgccccatcagatgcttccgtgtgtgccccatcagatgctgttactgtgccccatcaaatgctgccagtgtgcccagcaattgccgctactgtgccccatcagatgctgcctgcaCCTACCTGTCTCGGAGCAGGTCAGCAGCGGCCTCCTGCATGTATTGAATCCACGTCGGCCCTAATCAGGCgattccaaaaaacacccccgctaGAGTATTTCAGGTGCCCGACACCGGAATAGGGGGGTCAGCAGTGactatagatagattcatgaatctatctatggtaatagagcggtgcaggagagaggcggcagcactcctgcgccctttatggatgcaccgccgctGGCAGCAGGGTTAGATGGACTCTCTGGATCAAGCAGGGCAAGACCTTCAGTAGACCACAGCAAAGCAGGAGTGCTGAATGTACACCAATGAGCAGGTGACATGACTAGTGTAGATCAGATAGCCCAACCTTTTCATGACCCCCTTTTACCCCTTCCATTACaaaccccccttttctttttcccaTTAACGAGAGAAGTTGGAGTAAAATGGCCACAAcagccttttttatttaaaactcaaaaatttaatatttaaatacattttaataattcCAAATAATTCCAAAACTTTATTCATTAAATTTTAACCAAACAACTTTATTAAACACCAGTCTAATTGGTCTTTAACAGCAACCCCACATTaacctttctttctttccaccACCACACTGCGGTACCATTACCATACCCGGCCTCCAGCTGACTTCAGCTCGGAGACACCCCTTTTACCCCGCAGTGCACCATAACCGTATCccagcggacaccgttccactggaataaccCCAGAAGGggcccatcccaccgatgagcccccaccatttccattccatctgttaactgtcaccatcaaagaccaaaggaCACTGTCTCAGCTGTCATAACAACCCCTTCCGCTGAacctgaaagaaagaaaataaacgcACAACACCAAACACACAACAAAGAccgggagggtgggtgggaaaacctGCCTCCCTGCGTTCAGTCTTTCCCCGCACTGTGGCCATGTGCAACCCAACCCCCTATATATAGGTCTCTTCCCCCCCGCCAAACATCTTCCTATGGTCACTCCCTGAACCGCCTCCTACCCCCAAGTTAACTGCTTGTTTCCCATCCTCCACTACTGCCTGCAACGAGCCTCTACCTATATTTCTCTGGCACCTGCTAACCACCTGTCTTCTACCAGCCTGAAACTGTCTGCTGTCACCAGTGCCAGCCTGCTCCAGCCCGGCCCTGCGTTATTCTTCCTTTTTGTCCTGTCACTCCGGGCCTCACTGGAGCAGGCTGGCACTGGTGACAGCAGACAGTTTCAGGCTGGTAGCAGACAGGTGGTTAGCAGGTGCCAGAGAAATATAGGTAGAGGCTTGTTGCAGGCAGTCCAGCAGCGATGGGGGCAGAGGCAAAGTCAGACGAACCGGGTCATACACAGGCAGATGGACCAGGTGCAGATGCGTAAGCAGGAGAAAAGTCAGGATACAGGCCGAGTCAGTGAAAGAacactggagcagcagcaagggaCACAGGCAGGCCGGGGTCAGAGTGCAGGTGGAGTTTAGGAGTAATCAGGAAAAGCTGGGTCAGTAACAGTAGGCAGATGCAGAGCAACAGGCTGTGGGTATGCACGGAAATGCTGTAGACAAGACAGCACTAAACATTATGCCTTTTCAACAGACCAAactgggacaggggcttttggaggagACTGCACGGTAAGTGAGTGAgtaagtgagaaacttgtataacgcaacacatgcaaactgaatcgcctctgggcgcttagtatccatttcCTACGTATAAttagccttcagaatagatgggttttgagttttttcctgaaggcctggtgatccaCTTCCATGCGGATACACGGTAGCCTTTTGCATACTGGctatgggccctggcttttgAGGGGGCCCTATTCTTTGGGGAGTGTGTGCCTGGGGCACCGTTGGAGTGTTTTTGTTTCAGATTCGGGTCCATGTCATCCATGTCTCCCCgaaaacacacagactctgggtaCCTAGCCCTGGATACAGATTTGGGGTCTCTGTGTCCAAACCAGCATTGATTGCTGCAATCTGCTGCAACCTACCCCCCTCAACTCAGAGACTCCAAGCAGAAGAAAATATTCAGCTTCAAACTACCTAATGCTGATGTTTCCTGCTGGTATATGTAATTTGTTTATTAAGGTGTCTTTCTCTAATTGTGTGCCTTCTAGGTGTGGATTtccattgttaattgagtcacctattgtttctgtctgtctgttAGTGTTGTGGCCACTTCACCTTGTTATTAAATTATTGTGGGATGTTTATGTGTTTATGTTTATGTTCATTAGATGTACTGATGAtattactgtttacagtttgcattgcttatgccgcgtacacacggtcgtttttcggcataaaaaaaaacgacgtttttcagcatgtccaaaaaacaaagtttttccaacttcatcattaaaaacgatgttgcccacacaccatcgtttttgaaaaatgatgaacaaagcgcggtgacgtacaacacgtacgacggcactctgaagaggAAGTTCTAttcgtctttgggctgcttttagcttattccttgttagtaaaagacgattcacgcttttttgattgttacagcgtgatgaatgtgcttactccattatgaacggtagttttaccagaacgagcgctcccgcctcataactcgcttttgggcatgcgcgggtttaaacgacatttaaaaaaacaacgttaaaaaatgcagcatgttcaatttttttttgtcgtttttcagaagccgaaaaacgatgtgaagcccacacacgatcattttaaatgacgtttttaaaaacgttgttttttttcatgccgaaaaacgacaatAGGATAATGTAATCAAGCTCTTATCTGATTTTGTGTGCTATATATTCTGTGTGAGTTTACAATAAAgtcagttccagtttgcacctaagctagtgtcatCTAAATCTTGGGTGACTGGTTTCTGGTCCCAGAGTGAAGGAAGCTGTATCTTGATGAAGGCAACCAGGTTGGATGGCAGGCAGTCCGTCACAGCCTTTAAAATCATTTTAacaccactgacaccagtgctgaaaGTTACTATtattcccagtgacaccaatccaGTTAAGCCATATGCCGTGAAGAGACACCCCCATTAGGGTGACCAAGTGTcccgattgcctgggacagtcctgcattttgcaggtctgtcactGGCACCTTAATACCagcacaatacagtgtcccagaataaaactgacacagccaccccccagagGTGATCTGAtgccaccaaaaaggccaccacattgccgctttactcactgacagtacttttcCTGGCCGGGAAAGCCTGGacaccctgcttgtgattggagaaatctaaaatcccgcctcttgtgtctaatcactgTAGAACCACCCTTAGAACAAGGTAAAACGGGCCTTGGCTGGCCCAgaaaagtactgtcagtgagtaaagtggcgatgccgtgtcctttttttgggggggggcctgATCAGTGCTTCTGGGTAAAGCGTGCACCCGCTGCCCCATCTGTGctttgattcgttacagcacaagctgattttttaggaagggggggtgtccctgaatggcagtttcaaatgtggtcaccctaaccccCATTGTTTGACTATGCATACTTTTGCCAACTACATACTCTCCTTGCCTTTGACATAAGCTACGGGAGTGTATTTATAGCTAACTGGCCAACGGTCGGTAAACAGGTTAAAGTGACCTGTACAGCTGCCCGGTCGTTTCCACAGACCCCTGGTAGTGTGCCTTCCCCACAtgacccatccctccccccaatTGTAGGTGCTGCTGGGTAGAGGAGAGGTATACCAGCTCTCTGATCTCCACTACAGTGAATGAACACAGAAGCAATGAGCATTATACCCCTTTAGGTTTGTTTTTCCCAGCCGCTGTGAATTTTTTTGTGCTTGATAAACCATCGCAGTGTGACGTGAAAATTTGGAACCACCATCCTTTAATTCTTCAGGGTCTctggttttaaaaatatattttttttttattatgttacaggggttttaaccaatctgttaaaaaaacacagcTTTACTTTGCTTTACAATTGAGCATTTTTAAGCAATGGGCTCAATGGATCATAACATCATAACAAGCGTTCAGGCATGACCTGTATTCTTTCCAACTATCTCTTTTATTAAAGGAGATAAGTAAGCTGAAGACCTGAAAAtcataaattatttatatatattatatagaataTATCATATAAATGACCACTACATAAAGTATTTTTAAGTATTTtgcatctcccccctcccccctgctctgTGGTCACTTACCTGCAACAGTGGAACCTCCTAgaagtttttaattgtttgctaGAAATCTTTTGAAAAATTCAGCAAATGCACAGAGCACATTTCACACCTCACAGCCGATTATAGAATAAAGAGCTGCTGATTTACTGTAGGATAATAATTTATAGGTTTTATTCATTGTTACGTCATGAAAGTGGAGTCCTACAGGGAGCTGAGCCACCAGAGCTTTGACTATCGCTTTGAGCCaattacatttattaaaatgAGTTTTCAGAACAAAATAACAATTCGTATTTTCGAAAACAtcagataaaactttttttttacagttaactATACAGTTATGCATTTTTGCATTAAAGCAGCATAAAGTAACCCATTAACACCAATACAGATGCATAGTCTAATAAAAGGTATAACCTAACTAACTTTGGATGCAATATTTAGATTTACTCCAGATATTTCCCCCATTTTACTTGGCACTCTGCCACTAGATGTTGTCAGTCTGATAGCCGTCATTACTCTactcacttcctctgagcccaggtcattttgaccccatccaccccccccccccatcctgactGTAATTAGGCAGTAGAATGAGAAGCAGAAATAGGATTAGCTCATCATTTAGTCATGCTGCTTTTTCTTCCTATCAACATGCTCCTAATCAGCACATGAACTGACTGGCTTCTTGAGTTACTTCTTCCTTTTCTtgtttaccgtatttgccggcgtataagacgacccccacattttccagctaaaatgttggttttgggatatactcgccgtataagacgacccccttcatactagtctgtctggaagctgaggggtagccagaacaaccgctgacaggaacaaccgctgacataaacagtttttttttagatctcactgtgccattacattacatgcctcactgggccattacatgcctcatggtgccattgcctacctcacggtgccattatacatgcctcactgtgccattaggaacatgcctcactgtgccattagcaacatgcctcactgtgctattaggaacatgcctcactgtgccattagcaacatgcctcactgtgccattaggaacatgcctcactgtgccattaggaacatacctcactgtgctgcctgTCTCCACCAGATTTTTGGGGgtactccaccggagacagcccggcgaatgacgcagcttgagccagtgacagctcttatataggtgaggcggggtgacccgtcacgtgaccccgcccccctctgacgcaccctctgactacgtcactggggaagcccaggctcttcctttgcgtcagagggggcggggtcacgtgatgggtggccccgcctcacctatataagagctgtcactggctcaaccgcatcattcgccgggctgtctccggtggagttcccccaaaaacccggtggagacaggcggccggaaatgcgtgcgctctggatcctggacctggatgaagagatcttctcatcgctggaccgcggcggagaggagatcacccgtcgcaggataccgacaacgttggagcggggtttgagagtggattaccaccgctgaaattattattattttttttaataaaggactttttccacggtgtgtgtgtgttttatttttacaattctttacactttcttagtgaaatggtaggggtaaaattagcactttagatttctcctatagactttaccAGGGTGTTCCGCCGCAgatttttcgaatttgccgcaaacaccccaaattgttcactgttcgcCGTACATGCGAACAGGCATGTGCGGGCATCCGAATGACACTATTTATAGCTGCGTCGACTACCGATGGCTCGTACGGCGGAATTATATGATCCCTCTCCATCTGACAGGTACAGCGGAAGCTTTTTCCTTGGCAGGCTCTTTGTGGTGATATTGGGTTATTTATCCCCATACGCACATTCATTTTATGCTGTTTTTCTTCCCTAGGCATAGATTgcgtatgtatcattttgttctatttaaagtaatgtatagaaggtagggctcGAAAGTGCTCCAAGACCAGGggtccccaccaccctaagtcccgCCCTGCGTGTGGTCATGTCACGGGTGTCCTTGTCttatttcagcacatttttttatgaGACAGAGAAAAGGGAGGGGCTGTAGAGAGCTAAAATCACACACACAAGATGTAGAACTAAAGGTTACAGcattcacacacatacacaaatatCTCTCTAAAATCGCTTACATTTTTTTCGACTATTGTACACAACCCATGCTTATCattctctcaagcctcgtacacacgcacggttttatcaggcagaaacagcaagaaaactgctggcagagctttcttgccgagtacaccgagcgtgtgtacgaggctttgaggtttctcgtcgagaaaactgcccagaatctcaacgagaaaaatagagaacctgctctttattttctcgttgtgattctcggcagtgttttcctgccaggaaacccgagcgtgtgtatacttacctgtctccatggaaaccgCGCACGCTCGAAATGACTtgagcggtagcttccaaggcataggtagggtgaagcaagatggcggcgacggcattgaatgtgacgagcgcattctCGTCGaagtcgatgatgtcaccgcgttcgcgccattcaaaagaacatgtgtacacacggccggcaagaaaatcttgccaggaatctcatcaggaaaaattacgtttttttcctgacaagaatcccggccgtgtgtacagggctttactctctTTACTATTTCCCACCCTAAATCCTGCTTTCCTTATTTTGTTCTGATATCCCTTGCATCCCACGTATTGTAATCGCATACTTCACATTCTCTAGCTTCTCTGATCAGACGGGCAGCCATAATGCTCATCCCATCTTCCCTCTCTGACAACatataaagggctagattcacgtagtagtaaatttaagcgtattctggaaaccagctttttaaatgacaattgcgcggtcgtgctacactgtacccaaacaacaatttttatcattttgttcccacaaatagagctttatttttgtggtatttgattacctctgcgttttttattttttgctaaacaatttttttaaaaaaaattgttgtttctgttataactttttgtaaataagtatgttttcttcttcactaatgggcactgataaagcggcactgatgagatggcactgatgggcactaataggcagcactgatattaagcactgatgggcattgataggcggcactgatgggcactgataggcaacactgatgggcactgaacggctgcactgatgggtacttatgggtggcactgataggcagcactggcgggcactgaaaggcggcactgatgacttACACTGATGGCTTGCACTGATAgattgcactgataggcaacactgatgggcactgaacagctgcattgatgggtatttATGGGTGgctactgataggctgcactgctgGGCACCGATGGCTTGCACTGATAgattgcactgataggcatcactggtggcactggcactaGCAGGCATTTTTCATGGGCACTAAGtgtcagctgcctgggcactgattggcattacaCCTGTgttctagggtggcatacttggTGGTCCtgtgtggtggccatccctggtggtcctggtggtgtTGTGTGGGCATCCACGGGAGGGGCTGTGctaataaacaatcagcgcagacccccccatcaggagagccgccgataggctctcctctactcgcgtctatgagatgcgagtgaggaaaagacaATAAAcgcctcttcctgtttacatcgtgatcagccgtgatttgacacggctgatcacttggtaaagagcctTGGTCAGAGGCTTTTTACCGAGaacggtgtagcggtgtgtcagactgacacaccgcaccactgaTCGCCGCACTGCGCGCCCCCGCGGGGGCACAAAGGCAGTTattctgctggacatcatatgacgcccagtcaggataactgaaccaccgctcgaccgtcattctgctataggccgggcaggaagaGGTTAATCTGCATAATTCTTAGTCCATGTGGTCTTTGACAATCATTGTGGATCACTGTCCACTCTAATCATTTATCTAGGGGCTCAGTATAGGCGGAACTGCACCTTTGGTTAATATATTTTATAACGCTCCTCTTGcgctgggcatttttgaggatcTCTTACCCTTCATTCCCTTACTTAATTTATTGTCCATAATGACTGGCCGGTCTTTTTCTCTTCTCTACTTGTGCCTATACCCTCTTGCCTCTAAATGACGTTATCTAGCAGATGCGTACTACATATACCTGTGAACATCACTAttcttgcttttcttttctataacactttgatggacagcagacagtggggtaaaATAGGTACCCTTttgtaatggtcaggggttaacaccgtttacgatattccattccacaaacccaagacagcttatccgacactccacaatccagcagacacgatccatatggattttcccagaataacaagacacacacagctctgtctctggttccaaaacaaatgaatactttaatggtaaactctcagGTTTTTACACAGTTAGAATagaataactcgaatatcgcggccaaaattcgctattattaatattcgcattttttttaatttatttttaaaacagatcacatcctagtgatctccatcgacgtctaaaagcattgctggtatgattagagaccctgggccgagtagctaagctg
It encodes:
- the LOC120931013 gene encoding olfactory receptor 11L1-like, which produces MYFFLSHLSSCDLLLSSVVAPLMMDILLTAKKSISVSGCIGQFFLFGVLATTECLLLAVMSFDRYVAICNPLRYSSIMDLRRCIQLVFWSWFLPIIVMLTLAIQIGRLDFCGPNVIDHFFCDLAPILQLSCSDTTILEVQDFVAGLPLTFIPLMYITATYISIFAKILKIPTTNCRQKAFYTCSSHLTVVSIYYGTLIIVYLFFSKDHPSNISKLLSLLYTVITPLLNPIIYSFRNQEIKLALSKLVNVKKANTRWG